One region of Nycticebus coucang isolate mNycCou1 chromosome Y, mNycCou1.pri, whole genome shotgun sequence genomic DNA includes:
- the LOC128579055 gene encoding pentatricopeptide repeat domain-containing protein 3, mitochondrial-like, which yields MAVTGSVCFRIHSRLYLSLKGQRAGLCERISSFRFYSGSTTLPKVEGTDVTRIEEVVIPRKKSWDKVAVFQALASTVNRDTTAAPYAFQDDPYLIPASSVESRSFLLAKKSGENAAKFIINSHPKYFQKDIAEPHIPCLMPECFEPQIEEVSEAALKERIKLKKVKSSVDLFDQLLQAGTTVSLETTNNLLDLLCYYGDHEPSTDYPFQQTEPSEELEEESNKKFRKKAGHQIGATWSAKNNAERIFTLMPEKNSHSYCTVIRGMVKHRAYEPSLNLYTELLNNRLHADVYTFSALIEATMLGLNAGFEEKWNKTLELLKQMVAQKVKPNLQTFNTILKCLRRFHVLARLPAIQTLREMKAIGIEPSLATYHHIIQLFYQHENISKGSSLIIYDIMNELMGKKFSPKDLVDGMFFQSAMRVCSSLRDLELAYQVHGLLNTGDNRKFMGPDYRRHFYYSKFFTLICLMEQIDVTLKWYKDLIPSVFFPHSQTLVDLLQALDVANRLEVIPRIWKDSKECGHTFHNDLKEEILILMARDKHPPELLEEFADCAADIKSAYESQDGRQTAPDWPAIPLNCIAVLFLRAGRTHEDWKMLGLFRKHNKIPRNELLNEFMDSAKVSNSPAQAIEVVKLASAFSLPICESLFQRVMTDFAISQEQKEALENLTAWTSDSDSDSSSDSDSDINEGK from the coding sequence ATGGCGGTGACTGGTTCAGTTTGCTTCAGGATCCACAGCAGGCTCTACCTGTCATTGAAGGGTCAACGTGCAGGACTTTGTGAACGAATATCAAGTTTCAGATTTTATTCTGGAAGTACAACCCTCCCAAAAGTTGAAGGAACTGATGTAACAAGGATTGAAGAAGTGGTTATTCCAAGAAAGAAATCTTGGGATAAAGTGGCCGTTTTTCAGGCACTTGCTTCCACAGTAAACAGGGACACCACAGCTGCACCTTATGCATTTCAAGATGATCCCTACCTTATTCCAGCATCTTCTGTGGAATCTCGTTCATTTTTACTGGCAAAGAAGTCTGGGGAGAATGCTGCAAAGTTTATTATTAATTCAcatcccaaatattttcaaaaggacATAGCTGAACCACATATACCGTGTTTAATGCCTGAGTGCTTTGAACCTCAGATCGAAGAAGTAAGTGAAGCTGCCCTAAAGGAACGAATCAAGCTCAAAAAAGTCAAATCCTCTGTGGACCTGTTTGATCAGCTTTTGCAAGCAGGAACCACTGTGTCTCTTGAAACAACAAATAATCTCTTGGATTTACTGTGTTACTATGGTGACCACGAGCCCTCCACTGATTATCCTTTTCAGCAAACTGAACCGTCAGAGGAATTGGAAGAGGAAAGTAACAAGAAATTTAGGAAGAAGGCTGGTCATCAGATTGGAGCTACATGGAGCGCAAAAAACAATGCTGAGAGAATCTTTACATTGATGCCAGAGAAAAATTCACATTCCTACTGCACAGTGATCCGAGGGATGGTGAAGCATCGAGCTTATGAGCCGTCATTAAACTTGTACACTGAATTATTAAACAACAGACTCCATGCTGATGTATACACATTCAGTGCATTGATTGAAGCAACAATGTTGGGGCTGAATGCGGGTTTTgaggaaaaatggaataaaacactGGAGCTACTGAAACAAATGGTTGCACAGAAGGTGAAACCAAATCTACAGACTTTTAATACCATTTTGAAATGTCTCCGAAGATTTCATGTACTTGCAAGATTGCCAGCAATACAGACCTTACGAGAAATGAAAGCCATTGGAATAGAACCCTCGCTTGCAACATATCAccatattattcagctattttatcaacatgaaaacatttcaaaaggatcatccctgatcatctatgatataatgaatgaattaatgggaAAGAAATTTTCTCCAAAGGATCTGGttgatggtatgttttttcagtcAGCCATGAGAGTTTGCTCATCTCTCAGAGATCTAGAACTTGCTTACCAAGTACATGGCCTTTTAAACACTGGAGATAACCGGAAATTTATGGGACCTGATTATCGCCGTCATTTCTATTATTCCAAGTTCTTCACTTTAATTTGTCTAATGGAACAAATTGATGTCACCTTGAAGTGGTATAAGGACCTGATaccttcagttttctttccccactcccaAACATTGGTAGATCTTCTCCAAGCATTGGATGTGGCCAATCGGCTAGAAGTGATTCCTCGGATTTGGAAAGATAGTAAAGAATGTGGTCATACTTTCCACAATGACCTGAAGGAAGAGATTCTGATTCTTATGGCAAGGGATAAGCAtccaccagagcttctggaggaGTTTGCTGACTGTGCTGCTGACATCAAATCTGCTTATGAAAGCCAAGATGGCAGACAGACTGCTCCAGATTGGCCAGCCATCCCTCTCAACTGTATAGCTGTCCTCTTTTTAAGGGCTGGGAGAACCCATGAAGATTGGAAAATGTTGGGGCTTTTCAGGAAGCATAATAAGATCCCTAGAAATGAGTTGCTGAATGAGTTCATGGACAGTGCAAAAGTGTCCAATAGCCCTGCCCAGGCCATTGAAGTGGTAAAACTGGCGAGTGCTTTCAGCTTACCTATTTGCGAGAGCCTTTTCCAGAGAGTAATGACTGACTTTGCCATCAGCCAGGAACAAAAGGAAGCCCTAGAAAACCTAACTGCATGGACCAGTGACAGTGATAGTGACAGCAGCAGTGACAGCGACAGTGACATCAATGAAGGCAAATGA